The Thunnus albacares chromosome 13, fThuAlb1.1, whole genome shotgun sequence genome segment agatttttatacacaaaaatatattcaaaattaaaaaaaaaaaaggaaacttcctgtttccaatcAATGATTCCACTTCTCTACATCCTACAGGACCCCAGCTAGCTGCACAACAACTTCCAGAACATTTCACTGGTGAATTTCACGATAAAGGACCATtgaaaatatacaacaaaatatattcaaaaaatgattgaaaaaaaggaaatgacacATGAGATGAAAAAGCTGGCTCTTCAAATACTGAAGGCATCAGGTACATTATATTATGCATATAATGCATATGCATAATATGTAGATTTTATAGCACCTTTTGcagaacatgttttaaatgtggtATTTTCCTTTCCAGTGTTTGAAGCAGAAAATAACTGTGCCTGAATGTGCCAGAAttttttgaattattaaattatacacCAAAATATGTGTATAATGTTTTCAAtgagcttttattgtgaaattcaCCAGTGAAATGTTCTGGAAGTTGTTGTGCAGCTAGCTGGGGTCCTGTAGGATGTAGAGAAGTGGAATCATTGATTGGAAACAGACAGTTTCCTTTTCATAATATGCTGAATATGAGAAATTGTTAATCTGTATAAGTGAAGTCAAGACTCTGTAGATTCTAATTCCACAGTGAATTCTCCCGAGTCATAACCTCCTTGGTGAACAAGTGAaataaatagtgcattttttCAATTCACTGTTTCAATCAAACTGTAATATTATTGGTCGAATGTAAAGTAAATGCAAATCATGTTTAGTTGACGGATCACTCGTGTCCTCCCAGCAGAAAAGCCTCATTACCGTAATAACGGAAGCGTACGCGCAGTAGGAAAGTACGTGGCGGCTAGTTTGACTGTAATTTCCGGAGTGGCGGCTGACTTGACTGCAGTTGTCGAATGTGTCTGTACTATAACTGAGTGTCACAGAGAAACTGACGGCACATTTtgcaaaaagtatcaaaactcCAAAGGTTcgatatatttacatgtatcaaCTGGAAGGAACCGATACTGTGAAAAGAATCGGTCCGCCCATCACTACTTTGAACAGTGAAcctaaaatggaggaaaacctCCAGCATGTTGATTTGTGTTGACTGTTAGTAGAGTTCTGAACTacagatttctgctgtttctactgGAACTAAACTAACAAGATGAACAAAGAGTCATTCAAGagtcaaacagtgaaaactgtcacaatataaacacaataaagtcacaataaatacctttagaagaagaaaagaagctgCGACACGACGagcacagaaagagaaactaaacttcaacaggaaataacagagagagagagagagagagagagagagacatagagagacacatagagagagagacatagagagacatagagagagagagagagagagacatagagagagacatagagagagagagagagagagacatagagagacatagagagagagacagagagagacatagagagagagagacatagagagacatagagagagagagacatagagagagagagagagagagacatagagagagacatagagagacacagagagacatagagagacatagagagacatagagtgagagagagagacagagagagagagcgagagagagagagacagagagagagagcgagagagagagagacatagagagacatagagagagagagacatagagagacatagagagagagagagacatagagagagagagagagagagacatagagagacatagagagagagagacatagagagacatagagagagagagagagagacatagagagagagagacatagagagagacatagagagacatagagagagagagagagagagacatagagagagacatagagagagagagagagagagacatagagagacatagagagagagacagagagagacatagagagagagaaatagagattttttttatttttaaactcaacatttaTTATCCActatgtacactgtaaaaaaacataaaacactacattaacacatacatAATATAATCACATATCAGGTATCAACTGTCCATCTATTACAGAGCAGAGCACCCCCCCATAACCCCAAATCAGCTGGAAAGTCTCCAGGTCATGAGCAGCTCTGTAAAAACTAAACTCTACCAGCAGTCTGGACTTCACCattctgacaaaaacaggaaccacatcaacattcagctcttcctccaccttcctcCTGCGGCTCACATACACCGCCATCTTTGCCTGTCCCAAAACAAAGTTCAATATCTGACACTTGTTCTTCTGTTGGCGAGtgtatttaaaaccacaaataaaaacctgcttcataaaaatttctccatatctgctaaaaatggtttccaacaacacaaacagagccgTCAGACGAGAGCActctgagaaacagtgaaacaccgtctctctttggctgcagaaggggcatttctcctccacagcagcattaataacagagataaaagagtTCACTGCTACAATGCCATGTAGGATCCTCCACTGCAGGTCCGCATGTTTCATGGAGGTTTATACAAAGACCTCCATGCTGGTTTGACGTCAGGGTCTAAGTCCAGATAAGTCCTCCACGGGGTGTCACTGCGTCCATTCAGTTTGTTCTGGTTCAAGGTTTTAACCATCAACTTATACAGAGTCTTTCCTGAGGCGTCCTCCAAAGAAGCTCCCACAGGGTCGACAGGCTCAAGTAAAGGACCAGAACAGTTTTTGAAATCCAGAAACAGTCCAATGGTGGGATAGGGGTCCGTACAGTTTGGCAGCAGCGCGCCATCACAAAAGTCAGTTAACAGAAGGCATTGATGTCCTGTCAGCTTCTGTTTCCAATGTTTCAGTAACTGGTTTATGACTCGCGTAGATCTCACTCCCATCCGAGCAGCTAGTCCAACAGGATCATCCAACCGAGGTCCCGCCAGCTCCACCGCCTGCCCCAGAGTAGAAACTCCTGCAGTGTGAAGGAGTCTGGATAGAGTAGGTCCACCCCAGCTGGGACAATCCAAAAGTCCTCCAAACAGTACAGGTTCCTGTAGGAGCCAGTACAGAGAGTCATCCTGCTCCTGCCTATGCTTCCTCAGCAAAGTCCACACTGAGAAGACGCTTCTATAAAAGGCTGGCAGGGACGAAGCGTCCAACCTCTTGGAGTCCATTAGAAACAGAGACAAACCCAGTCCCAGACCACCAAACCGCTGCAGGATGCAGCAGGATAAAGTCCTCCACACCAGGTCTGTGGGCCCAGTGAGCAGTCTCTGAATGAACTGAAGGCGGAAGGCAGCGCCCCTGCTGGCCAGATGGACCAGACCTTGTCCACCCTCCTCCTTAGGAAGAAACAGCACGCTCTGAGGTACTCAGTGCAACCTGtcccaaaaaaaaatcaaccaaaacCCTTTGGATCTGTGATAAAAGAGAAGCTGGAGGATCAACGCAGGCCAACCGGTGCCACAGAGCAGAAGAGACCAGATTGTTAATCACAAGAACACGACCTCTGTAGGACATTTTAGGTAGAGGCCATTTCCATTTCATGAGccgacctttgaccttttctaAGACATTGTCCCAGGTTTTCTGTAAGAACATTTCATTGCCCAGAAAAACTCCCAGGTATTTTAGCCCTCCTTTTTTCCAGACTAGACCTCCAGGTAACCTGAGTTGATCCACCAGCCGATCCCCCACCATGACAGCCTCACTCTTCCCCCAGTTTACTTTAGCAGAGGATATGCAACCAAACAGATTAACAGTGTTCACTAACACATCaatatctctctgtgtgttgaccaggacaatgacatcatcagcgtACGCCGACAGTTTAAAAGAGGCATCACAGTcaggaaaacaaacaccagTCAGATCATTCCTCAGTTTGTGGAGCAGAGGCTCGATGGCCAGAGAGTAGAGCATGCCGGACAGAGAGCAGCCCTGCCTGACCCCCCTCTGGACACTGAAAGGAGCACTCAGACCTCCGTTGATTTTCACAACACTCGCAATGTCACTATACAGAACCTGGATCTTGGCTATGAAACCAGGGTTGAACCCGAAAGCAGCTAAAGTTTGCCAAAGATACTGGTGTTCAACCCGGTCAAAAGCCTTTTCCTGGTCTATTGAAATCAGACCAGTGTCTACAGCCAATGAGCTGGAGACCTCCAAAACATCCCGAATTAAAGTGACATTGTCACTTATCAGCCTGCCGGGCACGCAGTATGTCTGATCAGTGTGGATGACAGAAGCCATCACCTCTCTGAGTCTGCTGGCCAGGACCTTGGACAGTATCTTGTAGTCCgtgcagagcagagaaacagGTCTCCAGTTCTTCAGCTCCTGCAGGTCTCCCTTCTTGGGCAGCAAAGTGATGACCGCCCTCCTGCAGCTCAGAGGCAGCCGTCCCCTCTCCAGGCTGCTTGTGACAACCTCCAACAGGTCTTCGCCCAACACGGACCAGAAGGATTTATAGAAGTCAACAGGAAGACCGTCTATACCTGGAGCTCTTCCACTCTGTAAGCTCATCAGAG includes the following:
- the LOC122995885 gene encoding uncharacterized protein LOC122995885 codes for the protein MSLQSGRAPGIDGLPVDFYKSFWSVLGEDLLEVVTSSLERGRLPLSCRRAVITLLPKKGDLQELKNWRPVSLLCTDYKILSKVLASRLREVMASVIHTDQTYCVPGRLISDNVTLIRDVLEVSSSLAVDTGLISIDQEKAFDRVEHQYLWQTLAAFGFNPGFIAKIQVLYSDIASVVKINGGLSAPFSVQRGVRQGCSLSGMLYSLAIEPLLHKLRNDLTGVCFPDCDASFKLSAYADDVIVLVNTQRDIDVLVNTVNLFGCISSAKVNWGKSEAVMVGDRLVDQLRLPGGLEEGGQGLVHLASRGAAFRLQFIQRLLTGPTDLVWRTLSCCILQRFGGLGLGLSLFLMDSKRLDASSLPAFYRSVFSVWTLLRKHRQEQDDSLYWLLQEPVLFGGLLDCPSWGGPTLSRLLHTAGVSTLGQAVELAGPRLDDPVGLAARMGVRSTRVINQLLKHWKQKLTGHQCLLLTDFCDGALLPNCTDPYPTIGLFLDFKNCSGPLLEPVDPVGASLEDASGKTLYKLMVKTLNQNKLNGRSDTPWRTYLDLDPDVKPAWRSLYKPP